A segment of the Cohnella algarum genome:
AGGCGCTGGAGCAGGCCGCCGTTCCGATGAAGGAATTCATGTACAAGCATACGCGGGAAAAAGACCTGCTGCTTTTCATGAATTACACGCAAACCGAAAGGCCGGAAACGTTTCAGGATATTCCGCTTACCGTGCTTGTGCCCGCCTATGCGATAAGCGAGCTGAAGACGGCGTTTCAGATGGGATTCATGATTTTCATCCCGTTTCTCGTCATCGACATGGTTGTCGCCAGCACCTTGATGGCCATGGGGATGATGATGCTGCCGCCGGTCATGATCTCGCTGCCGTTCAAGATTTTGCTGTTCGTCCTGGTAGATGGTTGGTATTTGGTCGTCCAGTCGCTGTTAACCAGCTTCCAGACGTAGAGTAGCTTGACGCAAGTATTGGGGGAAAAGCAATGAGTTCCAATTTCGTCATCGGCTTGGCAGGGCAGGCGCTGTTCGTCATATTGAAAGTCAGCGCGCCGATGCTCGGCCTGGGGTTGATCGTCGGGTTGATCATCAGCATCTTTCAGGCGACGACCCAGATTCACGAGCAAACGCTGGCCTTCATTCCCAAAATCATCGCCGTTTTCGTTGCCGTGCTCGTGTTCGGACCGTGGATCTTAAACACGCTGGTCGACTTTACCGAACAATTGCTTGGCAATCTGGCGAGCTATATCGGATGATGTCGTATGGAACAAGCGATGCAGTTGTTTCCGGCGTTTTTGCTTGTTTTATGCCGCATCAGTGCGTTTATGGTCGTCGCTCCGGTATTTTCGACCCGGACGATTCCGAATACGTTTAAAATCGGGCTCGCTTTTTTTATCTCGATTATCGTATTTTTAAACGTCGGCTTCGACGACCGGGTTACGGCCGATGCAAATTACATACTTGCAATTTTGAAAGAGGTTTTGGCGGGGCTCGTCATCGGCTTTGTCGCTTATTTGTTTTTTTCGATCGTTCATACTGCCGGTTCTTTCATGGACATGCAAATGGGACTTGGAGTGGCCAATATCGTCGATCCGTTGACGGGAGTATCGGCGCCGATTCTCGGCAATCTGAAATTTATGCTTATGGTTTTGGTTTTTTTAAATATAAACGGCCATCATTATTTGCTTTCCGCCATAATGGAGAGCTACCGCTGGCTGCCGCTCGACAATCATTTTTTTCAAACGGTATACGGAGGCAGTTTGACGCAATTTTTGGCCCGGACGTTTGCGGATACGTTTTTGCTTGCATTGCAAGTAGCGGCTCCCCTTGTCGTGGCAATGTTTCTGACGGACGTAGGTCTCGCTTTGCTCACGAGAGCGGCGCCGCAGTTCCATATTTTCGTTATCGGGATTCCGATCAAAATATTGCTGGGACTTGGGGTTCTAATTTTGCTGATGCCCGGAATCGGCATCGTGTTTCAAATGTTGTTCGATCAGATGTATAACGCGCTGGAAAAGCTGTTCGTCATTTTGCAAAACGGCGAAACGTAAACGCAACGCTTTGAAGGAGGTGCTTTTCCGATGGCCCGGTTTCATCTGTCGATGGATTTACAATTGTTCTCCGGGGAAAAAACGGAAAAGGCCACCCCTAAAAAGCGTAACGACGCCCGTAAAAAGGGACAAGTCGCGCACAGTCAGGAAATGGTGTCATCCGTCGAACTGCTGGTAGCTGTCGCCTTGTTTCTGGCATTGGGGAATTATTTTTGGGATCGAATTATCGGAATGTTTAGCGACGTGTTCATGCATCGGTTGACGACGGATATTAGCGAGTTAAACGTTTATCAATTATTTGCCAGCTACACCTTTCAGATGTTAATGTTTCTTGCTCCTATTTTTATCGGCGCTCTCGTCGTCGTATTCGCAGTCAGTTATATGCAATTCGGCTGGTTGTTTACGACGGAGCCGTTAAAATTCAAATTCAGTCCGTTGAATCCGATACAAGGCTTCAAACGCATGTTCAGCGCGCGTTCGCTTTTCGAACTGGTAAAAAGTTCGCTAAAGCTCTTTGTCGTTGCCGTTGTCGTCATTATTATATTATGGGCCGAACGCGACAGCGTGCTGGCCTTGTCTCATGTCCCGCTGCAGGATATTTATTCGTTTGCCGCGGACTTGACGATTTGGATGGGACTGATCGTCGCCGTGCTGCTGTTCGTTCTGGCGATCGGAGATTTCTATTTTCAAAAATATCAGTTTGAGAAAAGCATTCGAATGAGCAAGCAGGACATCAAAGACGAGTACAAAAATATGGAAGGCGATCCGAAAGTCAAGGCACGGATTCGAGAACGCCAACGCCGGATGGCGATTATGCGGATGATGCAGGAAGTTCCGAAAGCCGACGTCATCATCACCAACCCGACGCACTTCGCCGTGGCGCTGCAGTACGACGGCACGAAGATGGATGCGCCCAGGGTCGTTGCCAAAGGCCAGGATTACTTGGCGCTGAGAATTCGCGAAATCGCCAAGGCGAACGACGTCATCACCATGGAAAACAAGCCGCTCGCCCGCGCCCTGTTCGAACGCACGGAAATTGGCGAAACGATTCCAGGCGATTTGTTCCAGGCCGTCGCGGAGGTGTTAGCTTACGTATATCGTCTCAAAGGGCGCCGCAATGCATAACGGCCTCGCTTTTTGTAACCGCGCGTCTTTCGCGCAAGCAATCCGCAGGAGGGAGGGAACGTCATGAAAATCCGGGACATTTTCATTCTTGTCGGCATTATAGGCATCGTCCTGATGATGGTCGTCCCTATTCCTCATCAGCTGCTCGACGTTTTGCTGATCATCAACATTTCCGTTGCGCTCATGATATTGCTGCTTTCGATGAACACGACCGATGCGCTGCAATTTTCCATTTTCCCGACGCTGCTGCTCGTTACGACCGTGTTTCGATTGGCGCTCAACATTTCCACGACGCGGCTTATTTTGTCGGAGGGCGAAGCGGGCAAGGTCGTCGAGACGTTCGGGAGCTTCGTCGCCGGCGGCCAGCTGGCCATCGGGTTCGTCGTTTTCCTTATCCTGATCGTCGTGCAGTTTATCGTCATTACGAAAGGCGCCGAACGGGTGTCGGAAGTCGGGGCGAGATTTACGCTCGACGCGATGCCCGGGAAGCAAATGAGCATCGACGCCGATTTGAACGCAGGCTTGATCAATGAGCAGCAGGCCAAGGAACGGCGCGAAAAAATCGAGAAGGAAGCCGATTTCTACGGCTCTATGGACGGTGCGAGCAAGTTCGTCAAAGGGGATGCGATCGCCAGCATCATTATCGTCGTCATCAACCTTGTCGGCGGTTTTATTATCGGGATGGCGATGCACGGGATGAGCTTCGAGGAAGCGCTCAACACCTATTCGATCCTGAGCATCGGCGACGGTCTTGTCAGCCAAGTGCCGGCGCTGCTCATCAGCACGGCGACCGGCATTATCGTGACCCGCGCGACTTCCGAAGGAAACATGGCGGACGACTTGTCGGAACAATTGCTGCGTTATCCGCGGCTGCTGTATATCGTAGCCGGCACGATCGCGCTGCTCGGCCTCGCGACGCCGATCGGTCCGATCGCCACGATACCGTTTGCGGCCATCCTCGCGATCGCGGCGTATCGGCTGCAGAAGAGCATGAACCGCAAGCAAAAAGCGGAGGATCTGCTCGTCGAGGAAAAGGAGATCGAAGAGGTGCGCAGCCCGGAAAGCGTCATCAGCCTGCTTCAAGTGGATCCGATCGAGTTCGAATTCGGTTACGGGCTTATCCCGCTAGCGGATACGCAGCAGGGCGGGGATTTGCTGGACCGGATCATCATGATCAGGCGACAGTGCGCCCTGGACATGGGGCTCATCGTCCCGGTCATCCGCATTCGCGACAATATTCAACTGAAGCCGAACGAATACGTCATCAAAATCAAAGGAAATCTGGTGGCGCGCGGCGAGCTGCTGCTTCATCATTACCTGGCGATGAGTCCGGGATTCGAGGACGATTCGATCACGGGCATCGAGACGAAGGAGCCGGCGTTCGGACTCCCGGCGCTCTGGATCGACGAGCAGATGAAGGAACGGGCCGAACTTGCCGGTTACACGGTCGTCGATCCGCCTTCCGTCGTCGCGACCCACCTGACGGAAATCGTCAAGAAATACGCGCACGAGCTGCTCGGCCGGCAAGAAACGAAATCGCTTCTCGACAGCGTCAAAGAAAATCATACCGCGCTTATCGAAGAGCTTGTTCCTTCGACGCTGTCGATCGGCGACGTGCAGAAGGTGCTTTCCAAGCTGCTGAAAGAGAAAATTTCGATTCGCGACTTGGTCACCATATTCGAAACGTTGGCCGATTACGGCAAATTCACCAAAGACCCGGATGTGCTGACGGAATACGTTCGCCAAGCGCTTTCGAGGCAAATCACGCTGCAATATACGAACCCGAACGAACCGCTCAAAGTCATCACGGTCAGCCCGGCCGTCGAGAAGAAGATCGCCGATTCCGTCCAGCAGTCCGATCAGGGAAGCTACTTGGCGATGGATCCGGCTTCTTCGCAATCGATTTATCATCGGCTTTCCGAGCAAGTGAACAAAGCCGTCCAAACCGGGCAGCAGCCGATCATTTTGACTTCGCCGAACATTCGGATGTATTTGCGCCAGATGATCGAACGCAGTCTTACGGACGTACCCGTCATATCGTACAGCGAACTAGAGCCGAGCATTGAAGTGCAGAGCATCGGGGTGGTGAGCGCATGAAGGTAAAACGTTATGTTGCGGGCGATTTGCCCGAAGCGGTGCAAAAAATTCGCAGCGAGCTCGGAAAAGATGCCGTTATTTTGAACACGAAGGAAATCCGCGTCGGCGGATTTCTTGGCATGTTCCGAAAGAAACGTGTCGAGGTCATCGCCGCGGTGGACGAGGGGGCGGCAAAGCCCGCCCCCGGCCGCCGACCGCTTCGCCGAAATTCGTCCCACCCTCTCCGGCAAAATTAGCGCCCGCGCTATCCGAAGAGCCGAGCGACGGCAAGCCGAAGGAGGTGCTTCCGCCGCAGGCGGTCCGGGAACGATACAGCAGGGGAACGGGAGATGCCGTCTCGCCGAAAGCTTCGGCGCCATCCGCCGCGGCGACGGCCGTCAAGGCGTTGCCCGAAGCGGAAGAGCAAAGACGCGAGGTTGCCGTCAGCTCGTTCGCGGCTGCGATGCAATCGGCTTTGAACGGGCAATCGGAGGCAGCCGAATCTCCTCCGGCGCGGAAATCCGAACCGCCCGTATTGGCGCAACGGGCCGAAAGCTCTTTCGAGACGATTGAAAAAGAGGAGAAGGAAGAGGACGAAGTTTCGGCCCTGCTCCAGGAGCTTCGTTCGATGAAAGAAATGATGATCCGCATCAACCGGCAGCAAAATGCGCAAGCGATGCCGGCCGCGGTTTTGAAGCTCTCGAAGCGCTTGGCCTCCCAGGGCGTTGAACCCGTCTATGTCGAGCAGTTCGCTCAAACGGTCATCGAACGGCTGGAGGAACATCCCGATCCCGACGACGAGGAGTTTCGGCAAACGGCTCGGGAGCTTTTGCGGGAATGGTTATTGCCGTCTGTCGGTCAGGGGATCTCTCCGAATACGCGAATCGTCAACTTCGTCGGCCCGACGGGGGTCGGCAAGACGACGACGATCGCGAAAATCGCCGCGGATCAGGCGTTCATCCACCGGCGCTCCGTCGGCTTCATCACGGCGGATACGTACCGGATCGCCGCCGTCGATCAACTCCGGACGTATGCGGATATTTTGAACGTTCCGCTGGAAGTCGTATTTTCGCCATCGGAATTGACCCGCGCCTACAAAAAGCTGGAGGACCGGGATCTGCTACTGATGGACACGGCCGGCCGCAACTACCGGAACGAGCTGTTCGTTTCCGAGGTAAACAGCTTGCTGGCGCCCGGTCAGCAGGCGGAAAACTTGCTCGTGCTCAGCCTTACCCATAAATATTCCGACTTGAAGGAGGTTGCCTCCCAATTCGCGAAATACGGCGTCCGGCGCCTTCTGCTGACGAAGACGGACGAGACGGATTCCTACGGATCCGTGCTTAATCTGGCACGGGAATTCGATTTCGAGATTTCCTATATCACCTGCGGCCAGACCGTCCCGGACGATATTCGCGCCTTCGAACCGGACGAGTGGGTAAACCGGTTGCTGGGGGATGCGTCCGATGGCTGATCAAGCGCAAGCGCTCAGGCATATGGTTTATTCCAAGGACAAGCAGTCCCCTCATTCCACCCGGATCCTTACTGTTACGAGCGGAAAGGGGGGCGTCGGGAAGTCGAATTTCAGCCTGAACTTCGCGATGGCTTTGCAAAAAAGAGGCTTCCGGGTGCTGCTGTTCGATGCCGATATCGGCATGGCCAACATCGACGTGCTGCTGGGCATTCCGGCGACGTATAACCTGTTCCATTTGTTGAAGCGCGAGAAAACGATTTGGGAAATCATTCAAACGGGACCGAGCGGCCTTCAATTTATCGCGGGGGGCTCGGGGTTTCAGGATCTGATTCGCTTGTCGGACAAGGATCTGGAGTATTTCGCCGGCGAGATCGGAAAGCTTCACGGACATGTCGATTTTCTTCTGTTCGATACGGGAGCAGGGTTGTCGAAGGAAACCGTGCGCTTCATCACCGCGGCGGACGAGACGCTCATCGTCACGACGCCCGAGCCGACCTCGATAACCGATGCCTACGCCCTGATCAAAATGGTCAAATCGATGGGCCACGACGTGACGTTCAAGCTGATCGTCAATCGCGTATCCGACGATCGCGAAGGCCGGCAAACGGCGGACAACATCCGGCAGGTCGCCAGCCGATTTTTGGGGCTCGACATCCCGCTGCTCGGTTTCGTTCCGGATGACGCAAGCGTGTCCAAAGCGGTGAAGCGCCAAACGGCGCTAGCCGTCGCTTTCCCGGAAAGCCCGGCATGCAGAGGCATCGACAACATCGCCTCTCGCTATCTCGCGGAAAAGCCCGATGACGATCGCGGGGGGACGGCCGTGCGCTTCATGCAAAAAATTCGCCGGCTTTGGAGCAGGTAAGCCGTTCGGGTTCACATCTTAGAGACTTGTAAAGGGGGAGCACCATGTCGCTCTATAAAGTGCTTGTTGTTGACGATTCCCCTTTCATGCGCAAAGTTTTCAGCGATTTCATCGCAGCCGATCCGGCTTTCGAGGTCGTCGGCATCGCGCGTGACGGCGTGGAGGCAGTCGAACGGACAACGCAGCTGCAGCCCGATATTATTACGATGGATCTCGAAATGCCGCACATGAACGGGCTGCAGGCGCTGCGCAAAATCATGTCCGTGCGGCCGACTCCCGTCATCATGCTGTCGGCGGTGACGGACAACGGAACCCGCGATACGATCAAGGCGTTGCAGTACGGCGCCCTCGATTTTATCCGCAAGCCCGACGGCGCGGTGAAGCTGGACATCCGGAAAGTCGGGGAACAGCTTCTGGAGAAGCTTCATATGGCGGCCGAAATGGCCGGCAGCGTCAATTTCCGCGCGTTGAAAGATATGGAGGAGCGGGAACCGGAGGAAACGGAAATATCCGCGCCGTCCGCGCGGGATCTTCCGCCGCCGGAAGGGAGAAAGCCGGAGACGGCCGCCCCCGCCGCGCCGGGCAAGCCCGCGCCCGAAGTCGGCGCCAAACCGCCGCTTTCAAGAAAAGCGCCCGTATCCCGCCCGCTTCCGGAACGGCCGGCTTCGCCGAAGACGACGAACCGGCTGGATTCAAGGCTCATGTCCAAAACGCCCAGGGACGGATTAGGGGAACAAGGGCGCGCGAAAAAGCCGGGAGAAGCGATGGCGTCTGCCAAGACGCCGCCAACGCCGCCGGCAGCGCCCGGGAAAACGGAGGCCAGGCCGGAATCGCCTTTGCGGAAGATCGGCGGGGCTTCCCCGTCACCCGTCCCGCCGGCGGAAAGCCGCGAGAGGGAAGGGCCGAAAGGACGCACCGATTTTACGGAAATCGTCGTGATCGGGACGTCGACGGGCGGCCCCCGAGCGCTGCATGAAGTGCTGTCGGGCATCCCGCAGTCGTTTCCGGCGCCGATTCTCGTCGTGCAGCATATGCCGCCCAAGTTCACGCACTCGCTGGCGCAGCGCCTCGATTCGTTCGCGGCGATCGACGTCCGCGAAGCGAAGGACGGCGAACCGCTGCTGACGGGGACGGCTTACATCGCGCCGGGAGGCCGGCATATGGCCGTAAAGCGGGAGGGCGCGGGCCGTTACCGGATCGAGTTGTCGGACGGGCCGCCCCAAAGCGGCCATCGGCCGTCGGTCGATTGGCTGTTTGAGTCCGTCGTCGGCATGAAAGAACTGAAAAGGCATGCCGTTCTCATGACCGGCATGGGCAGCGACGGAGCCAAAGGCATGAAGGCCTTGCGCGACGACGGCGCGGCGACGACCATCGCCGAAGCGGAGCAAACGTGCGTCGTTTACGGTATGCCCCGTTCCGCGGTTGAGCTCGGAGCGACGACGC
Coding sequences within it:
- the flhB gene encoding flagellar biosynthesis protein FlhB; translation: MARFHLSMDLQLFSGEKTEKATPKKRNDARKKGQVAHSQEMVSSVELLVAVALFLALGNYFWDRIIGMFSDVFMHRLTTDISELNVYQLFASYTFQMLMFLAPIFIGALVVVFAVSYMQFGWLFTTEPLKFKFSPLNPIQGFKRMFSARSLFELVKSSLKLFVVAVVVIIILWAERDSVLALSHVPLQDIYSFAADLTIWMGLIVAVLLFVLAIGDFYFQKYQFEKSIRMSKQDIKDEYKNMEGDPKVKARIRERQRRMAIMRMMQEVPKADVIITNPTHFAVALQYDGTKMDAPRVVAKGQDYLALRIREIAKANDVITMENKPLARALFERTEIGETIPGDLFQAVAEVLAYVYRLKGRRNA
- the flhF gene encoding flagellar biosynthesis protein FlhF, which gives rise to MLPPQAVRERYSRGTGDAVSPKASAPSAAATAVKALPEAEEQRREVAVSSFAAAMQSALNGQSEAAESPPARKSEPPVLAQRAESSFETIEKEEKEEDEVSALLQELRSMKEMMIRINRQQNAQAMPAAVLKLSKRLASQGVEPVYVEQFAQTVIERLEEHPDPDDEEFRQTARELLREWLLPSVGQGISPNTRIVNFVGPTGVGKTTTIAKIAADQAFIHRRSVGFITADTYRIAAVDQLRTYADILNVPLEVVFSPSELTRAYKKLEDRDLLLMDTAGRNYRNELFVSEVNSLLAPGQQAENLLVLSLTHKYSDLKEVASQFAKYGVRRLLLTKTDETDSYGSVLNLAREFDFEISYITCGQTVPDDIRAFEPDEWVNRLLGDASDG
- a CDS encoding protein-glutamate methylesterase/protein-glutamine glutaminase yields the protein MSLYKVLVVDDSPFMRKVFSDFIAADPAFEVVGIARDGVEAVERTTQLQPDIITMDLEMPHMNGLQALRKIMSVRPTPVIMLSAVTDNGTRDTIKALQYGALDFIRKPDGAVKLDIRKVGEQLLEKLHMAAEMAGSVNFRALKDMEEREPEETEISAPSARDLPPPEGRKPETAAPAAPGKPAPEVGAKPPLSRKAPVSRPLPERPASPKTTNRLDSRLMSKTPRDGLGEQGRAKKPGEAMASAKTPPTPPAAPGKTEARPESPLRKIGGASPSPVPPAESREREGPKGRTDFTEIVVIGTSTGGPRALHEVLSGIPQSFPAPILVVQHMPPKFTHSLAQRLDSFAAIDVREAKDGEPLLTGTAYIAPGGRHMAVKREGAGRYRIELSDGPPQSGHRPSVDWLFESVVGMKELKRHAVLMTGMGSDGAKGMKALRDDGAATTIAEAEQTCVVYGMPRSAVELGATTHVLDLQQIAPILAKVVSGSGKR
- the fliQ gene encoding flagellar biosynthesis protein FliQ yields the protein MSSNFVIGLAGQALFVILKVSAPMLGLGLIVGLIISIFQATTQIHEQTLAFIPKIIAVFVAVLVFGPWILNTLVDFTEQLLGNLASYIG
- the flhA gene encoding flagellar biosynthesis protein FlhA, with protein sequence MKIRDIFILVGIIGIVLMMVVPIPHQLLDVLLIINISVALMILLLSMNTTDALQFSIFPTLLLVTTVFRLALNISTTRLILSEGEAGKVVETFGSFVAGGQLAIGFVVFLILIVVQFIVITKGAERVSEVGARFTLDAMPGKQMSIDADLNAGLINEQQAKERREKIEKEADFYGSMDGASKFVKGDAIASIIIVVINLVGGFIIGMAMHGMSFEEALNTYSILSIGDGLVSQVPALLISTATGIIVTRATSEGNMADDLSEQLLRYPRLLYIVAGTIALLGLATPIGPIATIPFAAILAIAAYRLQKSMNRKQKAEDLLVEEKEIEEVRSPESVISLLQVDPIEFEFGYGLIPLADTQQGGDLLDRIIMIRRQCALDMGLIVPVIRIRDNIQLKPNEYVIKIKGNLVARGELLLHHYLAMSPGFEDDSITGIETKEPAFGLPALWIDEQMKERAELAGYTVVDPPSVVATHLTEIVKKYAHELLGRQETKSLLDSVKENHTALIEELVPSTLSIGDVQKVLSKLLKEKISIRDLVTIFETLADYGKFTKDPDVLTEYVRQALSRQITLQYTNPNEPLKVITVSPAVEKKIADSVQQSDQGSYLAMDPASSQSIYHRLSEQVNKAVQTGQQPIILTSPNIRMYLRQMIERSLTDVPVISYSELEPSIEVQSIGVVSA
- the fliR gene encoding flagellar biosynthetic protein FliR, with translation MEQAMQLFPAFLLVLCRISAFMVVAPVFSTRTIPNTFKIGLAFFISIIVFLNVGFDDRVTADANYILAILKEVLAGLVIGFVAYLFFSIVHTAGSFMDMQMGLGVANIVDPLTGVSAPILGNLKFMLMVLVFLNINGHHYLLSAIMESYRWLPLDNHFFQTVYGGSLTQFLARTFADTFLLALQVAAPLVVAMFLTDVGLALLTRAAPQFHIFVIGIPIKILLGLGVLILLMPGIGIVFQMLFDQMYNALEKLFVILQNGET
- a CDS encoding MinD/ParA family protein, encoding MADQAQALRHMVYSKDKQSPHSTRILTVTSGKGGVGKSNFSLNFAMALQKRGFRVLLFDADIGMANIDVLLGIPATYNLFHLLKREKTIWEIIQTGPSGLQFIAGGSGFQDLIRLSDKDLEYFAGEIGKLHGHVDFLLFDTGAGLSKETVRFITAADETLIVTTPEPTSITDAYALIKMVKSMGHDVTFKLIVNRVSDDREGRQTADNIRQVASRFLGLDIPLLGFVPDDASVSKAVKRQTALAVAFPESPACRGIDNIASRYLAEKPDDDRGGTAVRFMQKIRRLWSR